One window from the genome of Salvia miltiorrhiza cultivar Shanhuang (shh) chromosome 7, IMPLAD_Smil_shh, whole genome shotgun sequence encodes:
- the LOC130992115 gene encoding protein KINESIN LIGHT CHAIN-RELATED 3-like, with protein MPGIVMDGIHEDGIVNEDGDSNSCKENSAANNSSAAGQTPEAPQHGDGGENVEGGAETSIDQLYENVCEMQSSDQSPSRHSFGSDGDESRIDSELRHLVGGEMREVEIIEEDEELQRPDNGDSGSKKDSSVENSQSVDAITPTAQSKKASHLQLESEISGISSSSPKSKSPAKPPIDRRSEKSSKKTSPGGLLRKHRNAAAGSVKLQNGTEDLSEAGLENPDLGPFLLKQARDLMSSGDNARRALDLAQRAAKSFEKCADGKPSLDVVMCLHVTAAIHCSLGQYGDAIPVLERSIEIPVVEEGQDHALAKFAGYMQLGDTYAMLGQLENSILCYTTGLEVQKVVLGENDPRVGETCRYLAEAHIQAMQFDEAQRLCQMALDIHRENGAPASLEEAADRRLMGMICESKGDHEAALEHLVLASMAMVANGQESEVASVDCSIGDTYLSLNRYDEAIFAYQKALTSLKTSKGENHPAVASVFVRLADLYNKTGKFRDSRSYCENALRIYEKPVPGIAPEEIASGLTDISAIYESMEELEQALKLLQKALKMYNDAPGQQNTIAGIEAQMGVLYYMLGNYSESYSSFKNATTKLRASGEKKSAFFGIALNQMGLACVQRYAINEAVQLFEEARSILEQEYGPYHPDTLGVYSNLAGTYDAVGRLDDAIEILEFIVGMREEKLGTANPDVEDEKKRLAELLKEAGRVRNRKNRSLETLLDTSQNTKGASSNGGIKV; from the coding sequence atgcCTGGAATTGTGATGGATGGGATTCATGAAGATGGGATAGTGAATGAGGATGGAGATTCTAATTCTTGTAAAGAAAATTCAGCGGCGAATAACTCTTCTGCCGCTGGCCAGACCCCAGAAGCTCCACAACATGGGGATGGTGGAGAAAATGTCGAAGGGGGGGCGGAAACCTCCATTGACCAGCTCTATGAGAATGTGTGTGAGATGCAGAGTTCTGATCAATCACCATCGAGACATAGTTTTGGATCTGATGGCGATGAGTCACGGATTGATTCTGAGCTGCGGCATCTTGTGGGAGGAGAGATGAGGGAGGTGGAGATAATTGAAGAGGATGAAGAGTTGCAGAGGCCGGATAATGGTGATTCTGGTTCGAAGAAAGATAGTTCAGTGGAGAATTCTCAATCTGTGGATGCAATCACCCCTACTGCACAGTCAAAGAAAGCTTCTCACTTGCAGTTAGAATCTGAAATTTCTGGTATATCAAGTTCAAGTCCAAAGAGCAAAAGTCCAGCAAAACCGCCTATTGATAGGCGTAGTGAGAAGAGTTCTAAGAAAACATCTCCGGGTGGTTTGTTGAGGAAACACAGGAACGCAGCTGCTGGGAGTGTGAAGCTGCAAAATGGAACTGAGGATCTATCTGAGGCAGGACTGGAAAACCCTGATCTTGGGCCGTTTCTTCTGAAGCAAGCTAGGGATTTGATGTCGTCTGGGGATAATGCTCGGAGGGCTCTTGATTTAGCTCAGCGAGCTGCTAAGTCATTTGAGAAATGTGCTGATGGGAAGCCAAGTTTGGATGTGGTCATGTGTTTACATGTAACTGCAGCTATACACTGTAGCTTGGGCCAGTATGGAGATGCTATTCCGGTATTGGAGCGTTCGATTGAGATTCCCGTGGTTGAGGAAGGGCAAGATCATGCCCTTGCTAAATTTGCTGGTTATATGCAGTTGGGAGATACTTATGCTATGTTGGGCCAGCTCGAGAATTCAATTTTGTGCTACACGACTGGTTTGGAAGTTCAAAAAGTAGTGCTTGGAGAGAATGATCCTAGGGTTGGTGAAACTTGTAGGTATTTAGCTGAAGCTCACATCCAAGCAATGCAATTTGATGAAGCTCAAAGGCTTTGTCAAATGGCACTAGACATACATAGAGAGAACGGAGCTCCTGCTTCTCTTGAGGAGGCTGCAGATAGGAGACTGATGGGGATGATCTGTGAATCTAAGGGAGATCATGAAGCTGCTCTCGAGCATCTTGTTTTGGCAAGCATGGCTATGGTGGCTAATGGGCAGGAGTCAGAAGTGGCTTCTGTTGATTGTAGCATTGGGGATACATATCTCTCTCTAAACAGATACGATGAGGCGATTTTTGCCTATCAGAAAGCACTTACGTCTCTCAAGACTTCTAAAGGGGAGAACCATCCAGCTGTTGCTTCTGTTTTTGTTCGTCTAGCTGACTTGTATAACAAGACGGGGAAGTTCAGGGACTCGAGATCCTACTGTGAGAATGCCCTCCGGATCTATGAAAAGCCTGTACCTGGGATTGCTCCTGAGGAAATTGCTAGTGGCCTCACTGATATCTCTGCCATTTATGAGTCGATGGAGGAGCTTGAGCAGGCGCTGAAGTTGCTACAAAAGGCTCTAAAGATGTATAATGATGCTCCGGGTCAGCAGAACACAATTGCTGGCATTGAAGCTCAGATGGGAGTTCTGTACTATATGTTGGGAAACTATTCCGAGTCTTACTCCTCCTTTAAAAACGCAACAACAAAGCTTCGTGCTAGTGGGGAGAAGAAATCAGCTTTCTTTGGCATTGCATTGAACCAGATGGGCTTAGCTTGTGTGCAGCGTTATGCAATAAACGAGGCTGTTCAATTGTTTGAAGAAGCAAGGAGCATTCTAGAGCAAGAATATGGACCATACCATCCAGATACACTCGGAGTTTACAGTAACCTCGCTGGAACCTATGATGCCGTTGGAAG